The following are encoded in a window of Chryseobacterium sp. genomic DNA:
- a CDS encoding OmpA family protein: MKVTTAVLALSLALPFAASAQDSIAVMSNEYPNTYSSGSANVYPFTQDSKRFNDWAISAGVGVPLLQTAELTSIKFGDNSPKNTWGYSAYLSIDKAITHAFGLKLHYDRGESRQGWFNTKNADATAAAPMGGRTQFDALSLLGDVNLSNLLRRVDNKSPYRWALHAYAGLGSLAYRAYVEDANGQRMTGEIKPFSLGSWMFQGGTGLKYRLNNRLDAEARLMYVYTGDDEFDGIVQPSDKSDNFFNATLGLTYNIGKHESHLMWHDPLQEIYYKLDVLSEKNQDIEVCKAGDNDNDGVCDDWDRQLDTPAGARVDGAGVALDTDLDGVIDLYDKCVTVPGPVENDGCPTSGPSTGGIITDDTRTLEGIEFDLNSDRILPSNTPILNNAINYINSTQGSYRVVGGTDTRASDAYNQNLSQRRANTVKNYLVQNGVNSGKLEAVGRGEKDLKYPECDPATKCPEWKNRANRRVYFEAK, translated from the coding sequence ATGAAAGTAACTACCGCTGTACTTGCACTGTCGCTGGCTTTACCATTTGCCGCCTCTGCGCAGGATTCCATCGCAGTAATGAGCAATGAATACCCAAACACGTATTCATCTGGATCTGCCAATGTCTATCCTTTCACCCAGGATTCAAAAAGATTTAACGATTGGGCTATTTCAGCCGGTGTCGGAGTGCCCTTATTGCAGACTGCAGAGTTGACATCAATTAAATTTGGGGATAACAGCCCAAAAAACACCTGGGGTTATTCTGCTTATTTAAGTATTGATAAAGCAATCACCCACGCATTTGGTCTGAAACTTCATTACGATCGTGGAGAAAGCAGACAGGGCTGGTTTAACACAAAAAATGCTGATGCTACCGCCGCAGCACCAATGGGTGGCCGTACGCAGTTTGATGCACTTTCTCTTTTAGGTGATGTAAACCTTTCTAATCTTCTTAGAAGAGTGGATAACAAGTCGCCATACAGATGGGCGCTGCATGCTTATGCCGGTTTAGGAAGTTTAGCATACAGAGCTTATGTAGAAGACGCAAATGGACAGCGTATGACTGGCGAAATTAAGCCGTTCTCACTAGGGTCATGGATGTTCCAGGGTGGTACCGGTTTAAAATACAGACTGAATAACAGGCTCGATGCCGAAGCCAGATTAATGTATGTTTATACAGGTGATGATGAATTTGATGGTATTGTACAACCTTCGGACAAATCCGATAATTTCTTTAATGCGACTTTAGGTCTTACCTATAATATTGGTAAGCATGAATCGCACCTGATGTGGCATGATCCACTACAGGAAATCTATTACAAGCTTGACGTTCTGTCTGAGAAAAATCAGGATATTGAGGTTTGTAAAGCAGGTGACAATGATAATGATGGTGTTTGTGATGATTGGGACAGACAACTTGATACTCCTGCAGGTGCAAGAGTTGACGGTGCAGGTGTAGCCCTTGATACAGACCTTGACGGTGTAATTGACCTTTACGACAAGTGTGTTACGGTTCCCGGGCCTGTTGAAAACGACGGGTGTCCTACATCAGGACCATCAACGGGAGGTATAATCACTGATGATACAAGAACCCTGGAAGGTATTGAATTTGACCTGAACTCAGATAGAATTCTTCCGTCCAATACACCAATTCTAAACAACGCAATCAACTATATTAATTCCACTCAAGGATCTTACCGAGTAGTGGGTGGTACTGATACAAGAGCCAGTGATGCTTACAACCAAAATCTTTCTCAAAGAAGAGCGAACACGGTTAAAAACTACCTGGTGCAAAACGGTGTGAACAGCGGAAAACTTGAAGCTGTAGGCCGTGGAGAAAAGGATCTTAAATACCCGGAATGTGATCCGGCTACAAAATGTCCGGAATGGAAAAACAGAGCAAACAGACGTGTTTATTTCGAAGCGAAATAA
- the folK gene encoding 2-amino-4-hydroxy-6-hydroxymethyldihydropteridine diphosphokinase, with product MSHNEAILLLGSNRGIPEENLKMALELLEKSSCVIKRKSKVLKTEPVEFESDRLFCNIAIEVCTALSPVKLLKTLKGIEQGMGRETDSGISRLYTDRIIDIDIVTFNSLVFISALLEIPHRRHLFEREFSKELIADLRSSQSLQDRS from the coding sequence ATGTCGCACAATGAAGCCATTTTGTTACTGGGCAGCAACAGGGGAATTCCGGAGGAAAATCTGAAAATGGCATTAGAGTTGCTAGAGAAGAGTAGCTGCGTAATAAAACGTAAGAGTAAAGTTCTTAAAACTGAACCTGTAGAGTTTGAATCTGACCGATTATTTTGTAATATTGCTATAGAGGTCTGTACCGCTCTTTCACCTGTAAAACTGCTTAAGACATTAAAAGGCATTGAACAGGGTATGGGACGTGAAACGGACAGCGGTATTTCCAGGTTGTATACGGACAGAATAATTGACATAGACATCGTTACGTTTAACAGTCTGGTTTTTATTTCAGCTTTGCTTGAAATTCCGCATCGGAGACATTTGTTTGAGAGGGAATTTTCAAAAGAACTTATTGCAGATTTACGCAGTAGTCAGTCCTTGCAGGATCGAAGTTAG
- a CDS encoding ATP-dependent DNA helicase RecQ, giving the protein MISTSDFQNLKLETLKHFWGHTEFREQQEEVINEVLSGHDVVALLPTGGGKSVCYQLPALLLQGTCLVISPLLALMRDQVNQLKSNGIEAEYLSSELEDFQSEIIFSRCRDNITKLLYVSPERLNNPVFLENIRDIELSFIAVDEAHCISEWGQDFRPSYQNIRSFRAAYPGLACLALTATATPKVLKEITDRLELKNASIYRKSFRRENIKIYTDKIADKYQRIYDLLRFTKNAGLIYTRTRREAEELTRFLRSKNITHVDYYHAGLSLKEKRLRQQHWLQSRDQVLVSTNAFGMGIDKDSVRFVIHYSCPASLENYFQEIGRAGRDGLESYAFLLWNEQEFDAFDQLIKYQTPDKREFQVIVTYLYSLFQIADNDLPEKTFQLHIDTLRRLTKSSTGKIRNILNFMHNQELIYVNSHKSLSSLELKLLPDEIDQLPKKDAYFLELLLRNLAGISARKVMFSEANLSSKMGVDTLLLKERIRELQAGGHLEYIDGALASIKFLQHRNDRLLASKYWQLFYQIQKNKLQKWEEMKFYVRNREHCKMRMILSYFGEKKPVNCGKCVVCESRKGHSPKSVTDEILTVLGRQACTADEIAIQLNFYEKEKILEQLILLLDAGKVKMLNFRTYALAQH; this is encoded by the coding sequence ATGATATCCACGAGTGACTTTCAGAATCTTAAGCTGGAGACCTTAAAACACTTTTGGGGTCACACTGAATTCCGCGAACAGCAGGAGGAGGTTATAAATGAGGTTCTGTCCGGACACGACGTTGTGGCGCTGCTCCCAACCGGAGGCGGTAAATCAGTCTGCTATCAACTGCCTGCACTTCTTCTGCAGGGTACCTGCCTGGTCATATCTCCGCTGCTGGCACTTATGAGAGACCAGGTAAACCAACTGAAAAGCAACGGAATCGAAGCGGAGTACCTTTCTTCCGAACTCGAAGATTTTCAGAGCGAAATTATTTTCAGCCGCTGCCGGGACAATATCACGAAACTCCTCTACGTTTCACCGGAAAGACTGAACAATCCGGTTTTTCTGGAAAACATCCGCGATATTGAACTGTCCTTCATCGCGGTGGATGAAGCACACTGTATCTCCGAGTGGGGTCAGGATTTCAGACCCAGTTATCAGAACATCCGTTCATTTCGTGCCGCCTACCCGGGACTCGCCTGCCTGGCACTTACCGCAACAGCAACGCCAAAGGTCCTTAAAGAAATCACAGACAGACTGGAGTTGAAAAACGCTTCCATTTACAGGAAAAGCTTCCGTCGGGAAAACATTAAAATCTACACCGATAAGATTGCTGACAAATATCAAAGAATCTACGATCTTCTTCGTTTTACAAAAAATGCAGGCCTTATTTACACCCGCACCCGGCGGGAGGCAGAGGAACTGACCCGCTTCCTGAGAAGTAAGAACATCACGCACGTAGATTACTATCATGCAGGCCTGAGCCTGAAAGAAAAACGCCTCAGGCAGCAGCACTGGCTTCAGTCACGTGATCAGGTCTTGGTGTCCACGAACGCTTTTGGGATGGGAATTGACAAGGACAGTGTGCGCTTCGTTATTCATTACTCCTGTCCCGCAAGCCTGGAAAACTATTTCCAGGAAATTGGAAGAGCCGGCCGGGACGGCTTGGAAAGTTATGCTTTCCTTTTATGGAACGAGCAGGAATTTGATGCGTTCGACCAGCTTATTAAGTATCAGACTCCGGACAAAAGGGAGTTTCAGGTAATTGTTACTTATTTGTATTCCCTTTTCCAAATTGCGGATAATGACCTTCCTGAGAAAACATTTCAGCTTCATATCGATACCTTACGCAGATTAACCAAATCATCTACGGGGAAAATCAGGAACATCCTTAATTTTATGCATAATCAGGAACTTATCTATGTAAACAGTCATAAAAGTCTGTCCTCGCTGGAACTGAAACTGTTGCCGGACGAAATAGACCAGCTTCCAAAAAAAGATGCCTATTTCCTGGAATTACTGCTGCGTAATCTGGCGGGAATCTCTGCCCGAAAAGTGATGTTCAGTGAAGCTAATTTAAGTTCGAAGATGGGGGTTGATACCCTGCTTCTCAAAGAGCGCATACGCGAACTGCAGGCCGGCGGTCATCTGGAATATATAGACGGGGCACTAGCCAGCATCAAATTCCTTCAGCACCGGAATGACCGGCTTCTTGCCTCAAAATACTGGCAGCTGTTTTATCAGATTCAAAAAAACAAACTTCAGAAATGGGAGGAGATGAAGTTTTATGTGCGGAACAGAGAACATTGCAAAATGCGTATGATCCTTTCCTATTTCGGTGAAAAAAAACCTGTAAACTGCGGAAAATGTGTAGTGTGCGAATCCCGTAAAGGACATTCACCAAAATCTGTAACCGACGAAATTTTAACGGTGCTCGGCCGTCAGGCATGTACAGCAGATGAGATCGCCATTCAGCTTAATTTCTATGAAAAGGAAAAAATCCTGGAACAACTGATTCTTCTGCTTGATGCCGGAAAGGTAAAGATGCTTAATTTCCGTACCTATGCATTGGCCCAACATTAA
- the sppA gene encoding signal peptide peptidase SppA, with translation MKSFFRTVLANIVAILLIGGVFTLFFMLMMVVSAAAGDKKTQVKKNTVLTLDMKTNIIDSPTEDQESIFEFNNPMSSVLVYDAVNAIKKAKDDPKIKGISIETDFISAGMTQLDAIREALQDFRKSGKFVMAYGNTVSQPAYYLGSVADQYYLNPSGGIELKGLGTEVMYMKSFAEKYGIGLEIIRHGKYKAAVEPYMRDDMSEENREQLSTLLNDIWSGTSAKIAASRKISPTQLAMVTDSLYGVIPELTVKHGLADKLLQKSQYDDLLKSKLKLKEKEDLNRVSLAKYVRSFKDDEKSDRGQIAVLYASGAIYNGEGAKDIYAQNFVKEIKKIAEDKDMKAVVLRVNSPGGSANASDEILFELQQLKKKKPLVVSFGDYAASGGYYIAMAADRIYSEENTITGSIGVFGMIPYAKDLANRNGIYAQGVATNANSNNFSLINGVSPGTVRMMTRSVEGTYKRFVHFVTQNRKKSFAQIDEVGGGRVWSGTRAKQIGLVDELGSLEDALAFAAKKANVKEYSVTAFPKKSSQLEQFFEGLNQDEISAKFLKSKMGKENYQLFEQVTNPKLQSGIIMGMPYTIKLQ, from the coding sequence ATGAAAAGTTTTTTCAGAACTGTACTTGCAAATATAGTCGCAATCCTATTGATCGGTGGCGTATTTACCTTGTTTTTTATGCTGATGATGGTGGTAAGTGCGGCTGCGGGAGACAAGAAGACGCAGGTAAAAAAGAACACCGTGCTTACCCTTGATATGAAAACCAATATTATTGACAGTCCCACGGAAGATCAGGAATCCATCTTTGAATTTAATAATCCGATGTCAAGCGTTCTGGTTTACGATGCGGTAAATGCCATAAAAAAAGCAAAGGATGATCCGAAAATTAAAGGGATCAGTATAGAGACCGATTTTATAAGTGCCGGAATGACACAGCTTGATGCAATCCGCGAGGCATTACAGGACTTCCGGAAATCCGGAAAATTTGTGATGGCCTATGGGAATACAGTCTCACAACCTGCCTATTATCTGGGTTCCGTAGCGGACCAGTATTATCTGAATCCCTCCGGTGGAATTGAACTGAAAGGACTGGGAACCGAAGTAATGTATATGAAAAGTTTTGCCGAAAAGTATGGCATTGGACTCGAAATCATTCGTCACGGAAAATACAAGGCAGCAGTAGAGCCTTATATGAGGGATGATATGTCTGAGGAAAACCGTGAACAGCTTAGTACACTGCTTAATGATATCTGGAGTGGCACCTCTGCTAAAATTGCAGCTTCAAGAAAAATTTCACCCACACAACTCGCAATGGTGACAGACAGCCTGTACGGTGTGATCCCTGAGCTGACCGTGAAGCACGGACTGGCTGATAAACTGCTTCAGAAATCGCAGTATGATGATCTTTTAAAGTCAAAGCTTAAGCTTAAGGAAAAAGAGGACCTTAACCGTGTCAGTCTGGCTAAGTATGTCCGTTCTTTTAAAGATGATGAAAAATCGGATAGAGGACAGATAGCGGTACTTTATGCCTCGGGTGCTATTTATAATGGTGAGGGCGCCAAGGATATTTATGCGCAGAACTTCGTAAAGGAAATAAAGAAAATCGCTGAAGACAAAGATATGAAGGCGGTTGTACTTAGGGTGAACTCACCGGGAGGAAGTGCCAACGCATCCGATGAGATTTTATTTGAACTTCAGCAACTGAAAAAGAAGAAACCATTGGTAGTTTCCTTTGGCGATTATGCTGCTTCGGGAGGATATTATATAGCCATGGCTGCCGACCGCATATACTCCGAGGAAAATACGATTACAGGATCGATTGGAGTGTTTGGAATGATCCCATATGCCAAAGATTTAGCAAACAGGAACGGAATTTATGCACAAGGTGTTGCTACCAATGCCAATTCAAATAATTTCTCCCTGATCAACGGTGTGTCACCGGGCACGGTCAGGATGATGACCCGCAGTGTGGAAGGCACCTACAAAAGATTTGTACACTTTGTAACCCAGAACCGTAAGAAGTCCTTTGCCCAGATTGATGAAGTAGGTGGTGGACGTGTATGGTCCGGCACCCGTGCAAAGCAGATTGGCCTTGTGGATGAACTGGGATCTTTAGAAGATGCGCTGGCATTCGCTGCCAAAAAGGCAAATGTTAAAGAATACAGCGTAACCGCGTTTCCTAAGAAGAGTTCGCAGCTGGAGCAGTTTTTTGAAGGGTTAAACCAGGATGAGATCTCTGCAAAATTCCTTAAAAGTAAGATGGGCAAAGAAAACTACCAGCTTTTCGAGCAGGTTACTAATCCTAAATTGCAGTCCGGGATCATCATGGGAATGCCATATACAATTAAACTTCAGTAA